The Cyanobacteriota bacterium sequence GAAAAACGCCCAAGTGTAGAAGATTGGGGTAGTGCGCCAGCCTTGGAAGTGTTTTATGGACGTGAGGATGAGTTGTGCTGTTTGGAGCAGTGGATTGTATCAGACGGTTGTCGGCTAGTGGCCTTAGTTGGCATGGGCGGCATAGGCAAAACGGCCCTCGCCCTGAAACTGGCAGAACGGATTAAACATCATTTTGAAGTGGTGATTTGGCGATCGCTGTTCAACCCCCTCCAACTGTCAAAGCTGCTAGAAGACTGGTTATCGATTCTCAGCGACACTCAAGAGTCACCATTGCCAGAGAGGACTGACGATAGAATCTCGCGGTTGCTGGAGTGCTTAAGCCAGCGTCGATGTTTGCTAATTTTGGATAATGTTGAAACCATTTTGCAGTCTGATCAGCTCACAGGCTACTATCAAGACCGCTACAAAGATTATGGTGATTTATTCACTCGCATTGGTGTAGGGCGACCTGGTGACCCTAAGCATCAGAGTTGCCTAATGTTGACGAGCCAAGAAAAACTGCGGGAGATAGCACTATATCAGGATGAAACATTGCCCGTGCGATCGCTGCCTCTGAAGGGCTTGACGAATGATGAAGCCAAAGAAATTTTGGATGCTAAGGGACTGAAGGCTACCGATGACGATCGTAAACAATTGATTAATCGTTACATTGGCAATCCATTAGCCCTAAGGATTGTAGCCACAACCATTCAAGAGTTATTTGATGGAGATGTGAAGCGGTTTTTACAGCAAAGTACTATTCTTTACAGTGGTCTGCGTAATTTGCTGGATAATCAGTTTGCTCGACTCTCTGATAAAGAAAAGCGAGTGCTGTATTGGTTGGCTATCAGTCGAGGAGAACAGGTGTCACTGACTGAATTGCAGCGAGATATATTGCCGCCAACTGACCAGTCAGCGTTGCTAGAGATCTTGGAGTCCCTCACTCGGCGATCGTTGATTGGCAACACTACTGTTTTCTCTCTCCACCCAGCCGTGATGGAGTATGTGACAGGGCGGTTCGTGGGCACTATCTGTAATGAGATCTGTAATGAGATCAGGACTAGCTTGACAACGCTCACAGATGCGCCTACAGGTGAAAAACCGAAGGTATGGCCTCTATTCAACAGCCACGCTCTGATTAAGGCCCAAGCCAAGGACTATGTACGAGAAAAGCAAACTCAAGAAATTTTAAACCCTATCCTCAATCAGTTGGAGATTACCCTTGGTAGCAAACAAGAAATTCAAGACCGGCTCCGGGCCATGCTTGACCAATTGCGAGGTAAATCATTACTAGAAACGGGCTATGCAGGGGGTAATATCTTTAACTTACTCCGGCAGTTAACCTCCGATCTTAGCCAGTACGATTTCTCTAACTTGACGATTCGGCAAGCCTATCTGAAAGGGGTAAACTTGCATAATGTTAACTTCGCAAACTCAAACCTAGCGAAATCAGCCTTTATCGAAACCTTTGGCAGCATTTTGACTGTTGCCATTAGTCCAACCTATCACTGGCTAGCGACTGGCGACACCAAAGGAGAGATTCGGATTTGGCAAATTATTGATGGAGAGCAGCGATCGCTCTTGGCTGGCCACGATGGGTGGGTGCGCTCTCTGCGCTTTAGCCAAGGGGGACGACGGCTAGTCAGTGGCAGTGACGATGGCACGGTAAAACTCTGGGATACAGATAAACTCCAGTGCTTACAAATCTTTCGAGGGCACGCCGATGCTGTTCGCACCGTTGCCGTAGCTGATCATGTACCCATAGCAACAGATGGGTCGCGAGGCATGATTGCTAGTGGTAGCAATGACAAGACGATTAGGCTGTGGGATATGGACGATGGTGAGTGCATCAGAGAGTTGCCCGGACACACGAGTTGGGTGCAATCTCTAGACTTTAGTCCTGACCATCGCTACTTGGTTAGTGGCAGCGGTGACCAAACTATTCGGATTTGGGATATGGCTACGGGTAAATGTTTGCGCGTTCTCAAGGGGCACGATCGCACGGTGCGATCGGTCAAGTTCAGCCCTGATGGCAAACTCTTGGCTAGCGGTAGTAGTGACCAAACCATCCAGCTATGGGATACCACGACTTGGCAAGTGCTAAAAACACTGACAGGACACAACGGTAAAGTTTGGTCAGTGGATTTTAGTCCTAACAGTGAGTTGTTAGCAAGTGGTAGCGATGACCAGACCGTGCGCCTATGGGACATTGCCCTTGAGACTTGTGTCAAAATTCTAGAGGGACATAGCAGTCGGGTTTGGTCTGTAGCCTTTGGTTATCCCCTCTCTAGTGATGAGCCAGGGGGCATTGTTGCTAGTGGCAGTGATGACCAAACAGTCCGCATCTGGGATATAGACAAGCTAGAATGCCGACGCACTCTTCAGGGGTACAGTAATAGTCCCCGATCGGTTACTATTTTCCCTGGGTTTGACTTGAAATCTCCTGCAACTCAATGGGCTGCCAGTGGCGGCGATGATCAACTCGTTAGAGTTTGGGACTTCTCAACCGGGGAATGTTTGCAAGAACTGCATGGCCACACTAGTCGTGTGGGTGCGGTGGCAGTTAGCCCCGATCGACAGATACTAGCCAGCGGTAGTGATGATCAGACCGTGCGAATATGGGATGTCAACACCTGGCGATGCTTAGATATTTTGCATGGTCACACCAATTGGGTGCGAGCAGTGGGATTCAGCCCAGACAGTAACGTGTTGGCGAGCGGCAGTGACGACAGAACAATCCGACTGTGGGCAACAGCTACTGGTAAATTGCTCACCACGTTGGCAGAGCATGGCGATTGGGTGTGGACTGTAGCCTTTAGCCCGGATGGTCAGTGGCTAGCTAGTGGTAGCGCTGATTACACCGTCAGGATTTGGAATCTCAAAACCTATAAGTGTGTGCATGTCCTAAAAGAACACACTGATTGGGTGCGATCAGTGGTGTTCAGTTCTGATAGCCAACTCCTTGCCAGCGGTGGTGGCGATCGTACGGTCAAAATCTGGGACGTTGCCAGCGCTCAATGTTTGAAGACACTAAGATTCAACAACCGCATCCGTTCCCTGGTGTTTAGCCCTGACAGTACACAATTAATATGTGCGACTGAAGACAAGGCGATCGAGCGTCGCATTATTGAGACCGATCAACGGCTGGATAGCCTATTGGGGCATGAGGACTCAGTGCGATCGATCTCCCTCAGTGCTGATGGCACTGCCCTAGTCAGTGGCAGCCGAGATGGTACCATCCGCCTGTGGAATTTGCACACCACCCAAGCAGTGACCTACCTGAGAGCCAAACGTCCCTATGAAGGCATGAACATTACCGGGGTCAAAGGTTTGACTGAGGCCCAGAAGTCTACCCTAAAAGCCTTAGGCGCAGTGGAAAACAGTGGGCCATAGACCGCTTACAGTGGCAACGCATAGAAGCCCAAGTGAGTGGCGATCGGGCGCTGGCGCATGGGAACACGAGTTTGGATAGGAGCATTTAGAGTTTTGGCGCTACTAGTAGGGGTAGCCATAACCAGAGTTGTGGAACCACCACCATCCAAATTCAGCGCCGTGTAGACCCCTAGACGCTGCAAAATGGCCACCAATTCCTGGAGAGTGACCCCCTTGCTATAGCTCAGTTGTTTGCCATCCGCAAGCACAAGCCACAACTGTCGTCCTGTCTTGTCTAGAGCTACGACAGTGCGAGGATAGGGTTGATGATCTGCAAAATGGGGTTGACTAGGGGAGACTGGTTCTCCGGCTGCCACTAGGATTGTGTTGCCTGCGATCGCCTGTTGAGTTTCCCTAGGACAACGCCCGCTAGGGTAAATTTCCCGCACGGCCTAGTAAAAAACAAATGGTTGGCCAGCCAGATTCAACTGGGGAATAAGTAACGCCATTGGAGATAGCCTGCCCTACAATGCCGATGGGATCACCGCTGTGGGGGTAGTAGTCCCAGGGAGTATTTTCCCGGATGGGGAAGAA is a genomic window containing:
- a CDS encoding NB-ARC domain-containing protein; amino-acid sequence: EPKIPLDILETITSQRGVSEAERAVLVLALDGHSTEEMAKSLGISSAAVRKRLGEVYKKFAVPGSSRGKLAELHQILCRLQPHRESQKIAEKRPSVEDWGSAPALEVFYGREDELCCLEQWIVSDGCRLVALVGMGGIGKTALALKLAERIKHHFEVVIWRSLFNPLQLSKLLEDWLSILSDTQESPLPERTDDRISRLLECLSQRRCLLILDNVETILQSDQLTGYYQDRYKDYGDLFTRIGVGRPGDPKHQSCLMLTSQEKLREIALYQDETLPVRSLPLKGLTNDEAKEILDAKGLKATDDDRKQLINRYIGNPLALRIVATTIQELFDGDVKRFLQQSTILYSGLRNLLDNQFARLSDKEKRVLYWLAISRGEQVSLTELQRDILPPTDQSALLEILESLTRRSLIGNTTVFSLHPAVMEYVTGRFVGTICNEICNEIRTSLTTLTDAPTGEKPKVWPLFNSHALIKAQAKDYVREKQTQEILNPILNQLEITLGSKQEIQDRLRAMLDQLRGKSLLETGYAGGNIFNLLRQLTSDLSQYDFSNLTIRQAYLKGVNLHNVNFANSNLAKSAFIETFGSILTVAISPTYHWLATGDTKGEIRIWQIIDGEQRSLLAGHDGWVRSLRFSQGGRRLVSGSDDGTVKLWDTDKLQCLQIFRGHADAVRTVAVADHVPIATDGSRGMIASGSNDKTIRLWDMDDGECIRELPGHTSWVQSLDFSPDHRYLVSGSGDQTIRIWDMATGKCLRVLKGHDRTVRSVKFSPDGKLLASGSSDQTIQLWDTTTWQVLKTLTGHNGKVWSVDFSPNSELLASGSDDQTVRLWDIALETCVKILEGHSSRVWSVAFGYPLSSDEPGGIVASGSDDQTVRIWDIDKLECRRTLQGYSNSPRSVTIFPGFDLKSPATQWAASGGDDQLVRVWDFSTGECLQELHGHTSRVGAVAVSPDRQILASGSDDQTVRIWDVNTWRCLDILHGHTNWVRAVGFSPDSNVLASGSDDRTIRLWATATGKLLTTLAEHGDWVWTVAFSPDGQWLASGSADYTVRIWNLKTYKCVHVLKEHTDWVRSVVFSSDSQLLASGGGDRTVKIWDVASAQCLKTLRFNNRIRSLVFSPDSTQLICATEDKAIERRIIETDQRLDSLLGHEDSVRSISLSADGTALVSGSRDGTIRLWNLHTTQAVTYLRAKRPYEGMNITGVKGLTEAQKSTLKALGAVENSGP
- a CDS encoding phosphodiester glycosidase family protein, which encodes MREIYPSGRCPRETQQAIAGNTILVAAGEPVSPSQPHFADHQPYPRTVVALDKTGRQLWLVLADGKQLSYSKGVTLQELVAILQRLGVYTALNLDGGGSTTLVMATPTSSAKTLNAPIQTRVPMRQRPIATHLGFYALPL